The Chryseobacterium nakagawai genome has a segment encoding these proteins:
- a CDS encoding vWA domain-containing protein — MKEHIVRGFRFETYKAPELSVFDRLLEIFTDLLTHTSGDFDEAIDWLRMLDEEYQLTTPEYTIDDFIEDLKKKGYIRDEVDPNGGNGIRLSAKMEQNIRKQALNQIFGNLGKSGNGNHKTNKSGTGEDTTGEFRNYNFGDPVEKISITESLKNAQINNGIGDFHLTENDLIVEDSIHQSQMSTVLMIDISHSMILYGEDRITPAKKVAMALAELITTRYPKDTLDIIVFGDDAWPVKIQDLPYLQVGPYHTNTVAGLQLAMDILRRKRNTNKQIFMITDGKPSCIRQADGTYYMNSYGLDEYVVQKCYNMASQARRLHIPITTFMIAQDPYLQRFVSEFTEANQGKAFYTGLNGLGHMIFEDYETNRKKRIR; from the coding sequence ATGAAAGAGCATATTGTGAGAGGGTTCAGATTTGAAACTTACAAAGCACCGGAACTGTCTGTATTTGATCGGTTACTGGAAATTTTTACAGATTTGCTAACCCACACTTCAGGAGATTTTGATGAAGCCATTGACTGGCTTCGAATGCTGGATGAAGAATATCAGCTTACCACTCCGGAATATACTATTGACGATTTTATTGAGGACCTTAAAAAGAAAGGATACATCCGTGATGAAGTTGATCCTAATGGTGGAAATGGAATTCGCCTGAGCGCAAAAATGGAACAGAACATCCGTAAACAAGCGCTTAATCAAATATTCGGAAATCTTGGTAAAAGTGGTAACGGTAATCATAAAACCAATAAAAGCGGAACAGGAGAAGATACAACGGGAGAATTTCGTAATTATAATTTTGGTGATCCGGTAGAGAAAATTTCTATTACGGAAAGTCTTAAGAATGCTCAAATCAATAACGGAATCGGAGATTTTCATCTTACTGAAAATGATTTAATTGTAGAAGACAGTATTCATCAATCACAGATGAGCACGGTTTTGATGATTGACATCAGCCACAGTATGATATTGTATGGTGAAGATCGTATCACTCCGGCCAAAAAAGTAGCAATGGCACTTGCAGAGCTGATTACTACCCGTTATCCGAAAGATACACTGGATATCATTGTTTTTGGTGACGATGCATGGCCTGTTAAAATTCAGGATCTGCCTTATCTGCAGGTTGGTCCTTATCATACCAATACAGTGGCAGGGCTTCAATTGGCAATGGATATTCTACGTAGAAAAAGAAATACCAACAAACAGATTTTCATGATTACCGACGGAAAACCAAGTTGTATTCGTCAGGCGGATGGTACTTACTATATGAATTCTTATGGTTTGGATGAATATGTTGTTCAGAAATGTTATAATATGGCATCTCAGGCAAGAAGGTTACATATTCCGATTACTACTTTTATGATTGCGCAGGATCCTTATTTACAGCGTTTCGTGAGTGAATTTACAGAAGCTAATCAAGGGAAGGCTTTTTATACGGGACTCAATGGACTAGGACATATGATTTTTGAGGATTATGAGACTAATCGTAAGAAAAGAATTCGTTAA
- a CDS encoding AAA family ATPase, which yields MTEKPNIKTLGSLRASGYISKNIKDELRDNLKAKIRNKESVFEGIFGYENTVIPQLEHAILSRHNINLLGLRGQAKTRLARMMTSLLDEWIPFIEGSEINDDPLNPISRYAKELIEKEGDNTPIEWLHRDERFFEKLATPDVTVADLIGDVDPIKAANLKLSYADDRVIHFGMIPRANRCIFVINELPDLQARIQVSLFNILQEGDVQIRGFKVRMPLDIQFVFTANPEDYTNRGSIVTPLKDRIGSQILTHYPENINIAREITNYESSLDSRQKNGVYVPSLAKDLLEQIGFEARESEYVDSKSGVSARMSITAFENLLSTAERRSLLTGDEATSVRLSDFVGIIPAITGKVELVYEGEQEGAEAVAQLLIDNAIRTLFTSYFPKVEKLEKKNIDGPFSQITEWFLDDDGFLEITDESSDEAYAKSLNRIYPLDQIIEKYQPDTQPEDVLFLKEFILWGLAVNKRLNRERFRTGVFFS from the coding sequence ATGACTGAAAAGCCAAACATAAAAACACTGGGTTCATTAAGAGCCTCAGGATATATATCAAAAAATATAAAAGACGAATTAAGAGATAATTTAAAAGCTAAAATTCGTAATAAAGAATCTGTATTTGAGGGAATTTTCGGATATGAAAATACGGTTATTCCTCAATTGGAACACGCTATTCTGAGCCGTCATAACATTAATCTATTAGGATTGAGAGGACAGGCAAAAACCAGGCTGGCAAGAATGATGACCTCTTTACTGGATGAATGGATTCCTTTTATTGAAGGAAGTGAAATTAATGACGATCCATTGAATCCGATTTCCCGCTATGCTAAAGAATTAATTGAGAAGGAAGGTGATAATACTCCAATAGAATGGCTTCACCGCGATGAAAGATTTTTTGAAAAATTGGCTACTCCGGATGTGACTGTTGCCGATCTGATCGGTGATGTAGATCCTATTAAAGCTGCCAATCTTAAACTTTCTTATGCAGACGACCGTGTGATTCACTTTGGAATGATTCCGCGCGCTAACCGTTGTATTTTTGTAATTAATGAATTACCGGATCTTCAGGCAAGAATTCAGGTTTCTTTGTTTAATATTTTGCAGGAAGGCGATGTGCAGATTCGAGGATTTAAGGTGAGAATGCCTTTGGATATACAATTTGTTTTTACCGCAAACCCTGAAGATTATACCAACAGGGGAAGTATTGTGACACCGCTGAAAGATCGTATAGGATCTCAGATTTTGACTCATTATCCTGAAAATATCAATATTGCAAGAGAAATTACCAATTATGAATCCAGTTTAGACAGCCGTCAGAAAAATGGAGTATATGTTCCTTCTTTAGCGAAGGATCTTCTGGAACAGATTGGATTTGAGGCTCGTGAAAGCGAATATGTAGATTCAAAAAGTGGAGTAAGTGCCCGTATGAGTATTACAGCTTTCGAAAATTTATTGAGTACAGCGGAACGCAGGTCTTTACTGACAGGTGATGAAGCAACTTCTGTAAGATTAAGCGATTTTGTGGGAATAATTCCTGCGATTACGGGAAAAGTGGAATTGGTTTATGAAGGTGAGCAGGAAGGAGCAGAAGCGGTCGCTCAGTTATTAATTGATAATGCGATCAGAACTTTATTCACCTCTTATTTCCCGAAAGTCGAAAAACTGGAGAAAAAGAATATTGATGGACCGTTTAGCCAAATTACGGAGTGGTTTTTGGACGACGATGGCTTTTTGGAAATTACAGATGAATCTTCGGATGAAGCCTATGCAAAATCTCTTAACAGGATTTATCCTCTTGATCAGATTATTGAAAAATATCAGCCAGATACTCAGCCGGAAGATGTTTTATTCTTAAAAGAGTTTATTCTTTGGGGATTGGCAGTTAACAAGAGACTGAATAGAGAAAGATTCAGAACGGGAGTTTTCTTTTCTTAA
- a CDS encoding acyl-CoA carboxylase subunit beta, producing the protein MDIEFNKREDQNRLKLSEINRLLAEIKKGGGEKRLQKLREEGKMTARERVDYLLDKGSDSIEIGAFAGYEMYEEHGGCPSGGVVVVMGYVSGRQCIVVANDASVKAGAWFPITGKKNLRAQEISMENKLPIIYLVDSAGVYLPMQDEIFPDKEHFGRIFRNNAKMSSMGIIQISAVMGSCVAGGAYLPIMSDEAMIVDKTGSIFLAGSYLVKAAIGESIDNETLGGATTHCSISGVTDYKAKDDKDALDRIKNIMKSIGSTEKAGFDRIESFPPKENPDNIFGIMPVSRAEQYDTYEIIKCIVDNSEYEEYKPDYGKSIICATARVDGWSVGIVANQRKLVKSGKGEMQFGGVIYSDSADKATRFIANCNQRKIPLIFLQDVTGFMVGSKSEHGGIIKDGAKMVNAVSNSVVPKFTIITGNSYGAGNYAMCGKAYDPRLIVAWPWADLAVMGGAQAAKVLAQIQESTLKKQGKEISEEEHNNILDTISKKYQKQTESTYAASRLWTDAIINPTDTRKWISMGIEAANHAPITEKFNLGVIQV; encoded by the coding sequence ATGGACATCGAATTCAACAAACGAGAAGATCAGAACAGATTAAAATTATCAGAGATAAATCGCTTGCTTGCCGAGATCAAAAAAGGAGGCGGTGAAAAGAGGCTTCAGAAGCTTCGTGAAGAAGGAAAAATGACAGCAAGAGAAAGAGTAGACTATCTTCTTGATAAAGGTTCTGATTCCATAGAAATAGGAGCATTTGCCGGCTATGAGATGTATGAAGAACATGGCGGATGTCCTAGTGGAGGTGTAGTTGTAGTTATGGGGTACGTTTCCGGAAGGCAATGTATTGTTGTTGCCAATGATGCCTCTGTAAAAGCTGGAGCTTGGTTTCCCATCACAGGTAAGAAAAATTTAAGAGCACAGGAAATTTCCATGGAAAACAAACTTCCCATCATCTATCTGGTAGATTCTGCAGGAGTTTATCTTCCAATGCAAGATGAAATTTTCCCGGATAAAGAGCATTTTGGAAGAATCTTCAGAAACAATGCCAAAATGAGTTCTATGGGAATCATCCAGATTTCAGCGGTTATGGGCAGTTGTGTAGCAGGCGGTGCTTATCTTCCTATCATGAGTGACGAAGCCATGATTGTGGACAAAACAGGTTCTATTTTCCTTGCAGGAAGCTACCTTGTAAAAGCTGCTATTGGGGAAAGTATTGATAATGAAACATTAGGAGGAGCTACCACGCACTGTTCTATTTCAGGGGTTACTGATTATAAGGCCAAAGATGATAAAGACGCTTTAGACAGAATCAAAAATATCATGAAATCTATCGGAAGTACTGAAAAAGCAGGCTTCGACAGAATAGAAAGTTTTCCGCCAAAAGAAAATCCTGATAATATCTTCGGAATTATGCCGGTTTCAAGGGCTGAGCAATATGATACCTATGAAATCATCAAATGTATTGTGGATAACTCAGAATATGAAGAATATAAACCAGACTATGGTAAAAGTATTATTTGTGCTACTGCACGCGTAGATGGCTGGTCTGTAGGAATTGTAGCCAACCAGAGAAAATTAGTGAAGAGCGGTAAAGGAGAAATGCAGTTTGGAGGAGTGATCTATTCCGATTCTGCCGATAAAGCTACTCGATTCATTGCCAACTGTAATCAAAGAAAAATTCCTTTAATCTTCTTACAGGATGTTACCGGTTTCATGGTGGGTTCAAAATCAGAACATGGAGGAATCATCAAAGATGGAGCAAAAATGGTAAATGCAGTTTCCAATTCTGTAGTTCCTAAATTTACAATCATTACTGGTAATTCGTATGGAGCAGGAAACTATGCGATGTGTGGAAAAGCTTATGATCCAAGGCTGATTGTAGCATGGCCTTGGGCAGACTTGGCAGTAATGGGTGGTGCACAAGCAGCTAAAGTACTGGCACAGATTCAGGAATCTACACTGAAAAAACAAGGTAAAGAAATTTCTGAAGAAGAACATAACAATATACTGGATACTATTTCAAAGAAATATCAAAAACAAACAGAATCTACTTACGCTGCTTCAAGATTATGGACAGATGCTATCATTAATCCAACAGATACCAGAAAATGGATTTCTATGGGCATAGAAGCTGCCAATCATGCTCCTATTACAGAGAAATTTAATCTGGGAGTTATTCAGGTCTGA
- a CDS encoding GNAT family N-acetyltransferase yields the protein MILNPDITIKTERITLQPVKDSYIDDILEHFTEEVTKYMPFNPQGNREDIINFVNESKRTLSQNTDLVMVALDSNGIFIGCCGIHNITEESIELGLWLKKSSQGKGLGTEIITKLVEFLENNFTFTYILYPVDEENIASKKIPEKLGFIPVKKYKKFKNPLTDLSILEYRKYY from the coding sequence ATGATTTTAAATCCAGATATTACAATCAAAACGGAGCGCATCACCTTACAGCCTGTTAAAGATTCATATATAGATGATATTTTAGAACATTTTACAGAGGAAGTCACTAAGTATATGCCCTTTAATCCACAAGGTAATAGAGAAGACATTATCAATTTTGTGAATGAATCAAAAAGAACTCTATCCCAAAATACGGACTTGGTAATGGTCGCTCTAGATTCAAACGGAATTTTTATTGGATGTTGTGGCATTCATAACATAACGGAAGAGTCTATCGAGCTTGGATTATGGCTAAAAAAAAGCTCTCAAGGGAAAGGATTAGGAACTGAGATCATCACTAAACTCGTTGAATTCCTTGAAAATAATTTTACTTTTACATATATTCTATATCCTGTGGATGAAGAAAATATAGCCAGCAAAAAAATTCCAGAAAAACTAGGCTTCATTCCAGTTAAAAAATACAAGAAATTTAAAAATCCTCTTACTGACCTTTCTATTTTAGAGTATCGAAAATATTACTAA
- a CDS encoding DMT family transporter gives MHKLALFRLHLIIFLWGFTAILGKLIHANAQILVFYRMLFAAIFLFVFIRVYKKESIKVSRKIFFQLAAIGFTMALHWYCFFYSIKVSNVSIALSCLSLSTLFASILEPIIFKRKIDISEVVMGVVIVACILLIFKTEFQYKEGIIYGILCAVFGTIFSVFNGKMFGKTSSGNIIFYEIFSGWFILMLFYLFSGQIFQMNEINYRDIALICLLASVFTAFPMLESVKLMKYISPFTLILTVNLEPVYGIILAFFIFGESEHMSPIFYIASGVMILAIIANGLIKARKTKNFN, from the coding sequence ATGCATAAATTAGCGCTTTTCAGATTGCACTTAATAATATTTTTATGGGGATTCACTGCAATTTTAGGAAAACTGATTCATGCCAATGCTCAGATCCTAGTATTTTATCGGATGCTGTTTGCAGCAATCTTTCTTTTTGTATTTATCAGAGTATATAAGAAAGAAAGTATAAAGGTTTCTAGAAAAATATTTTTTCAGTTGGCAGCAATAGGTTTTACCATGGCGCTTCATTGGTATTGTTTTTTTTATTCCATCAAAGTTTCCAATGTTTCTATTGCGTTGAGCTGTTTATCACTATCAACGCTTTTTGCTTCTATTTTGGAGCCTATTATCTTTAAAAGAAAGATTGATATTTCAGAAGTAGTGATGGGTGTAGTAATTGTAGCCTGCATTTTACTGATTTTCAAAACAGAATTTCAATATAAAGAAGGAATTATATATGGAATTCTCTGTGCTGTTTTTGGGACTATATTTTCTGTTTTTAATGGAAAAATGTTTGGAAAGACAAGTTCTGGAAATATCATATTTTACGAAATATTCTCTGGTTGGTTTATTTTGATGTTATTTTATTTGTTTTCAGGACAAATTTTTCAAATGAATGAAATAAACTATCGTGACATAGCGTTAATATGCTTGTTAGCCAGTGTTTTTACTGCTTTTCCAATGCTGGAATCAGTGAAATTAATGAAGTATATATCGCCTTTTACTCTAATTTTAACAGTTAATTTGGAACCTGTTTACGGAATTATACTAGCTTTTTTTATCTTTGGGGAATCAGAACATATGAGTCCTATATTTTATATTGCCTCAGGGGTTATGATATTGGCAATCATTGCGAATGGATTAATAAAAGCCAGAAAAACTAAAAACTTTAACTAG
- a CDS encoding putative type IX sorting system protein PorV2 encodes MMKKYFLLAFSLLYGLSQSQIIRKYSNEFLNIGAGARGLAMGGAVISNQDDVYSPMWNPAGLMSIEKDWQGAAMHAEYFESIAKYDYLAYAKVLEEGVFGVSVVRLGVDNILNTTQMIDAEGNIDYDKITKFSQSDYAAILSYAFRPGGNPNLDVGVNAKIVYRNVGKFANGYGFGFDVGAIYKGENGWKFGGMIRDITTTVNFWSINQKELSTVVNGEEFNPAPKDKMELTMPKLNVGASKLFEINSSVYVLPEAGINVDFAKTASLISTDFASISPYAGAELGYQKMIFVRLGINRFQSITDIEDLKRKVSFQPSAGIGIRYRGLTLDYAITNSGIGGSNFYSNFFSLKLDMGAFRND; translated from the coding sequence ATGATGAAAAAATATTTTTTACTTGCATTTTCACTGCTCTATGGGCTGTCTCAATCTCAGATTATCAGGAAATATTCCAATGAATTTTTAAATATCGGAGCAGGAGCCCGAGGACTGGCAATGGGAGGGGCTGTAATATCCAATCAGGATGACGTATATTCTCCTATGTGGAACCCGGCAGGTTTGATGTCTATTGAAAAAGACTGGCAAGGAGCTGCAATGCATGCTGAATACTTTGAGTCTATTGCAAAATATGATTATTTGGCTTATGCTAAAGTATTAGAAGAAGGTGTTTTTGGAGTTTCTGTGGTACGGCTTGGAGTAGATAATATTCTGAATACCACCCAGATGATTGATGCTGAAGGGAATATTGATTACGATAAAATTACAAAATTCTCCCAATCGGACTATGCCGCTATACTTTCATATGCATTTCGCCCAGGAGGAAATCCAAATCTTGATGTGGGGGTAAATGCTAAAATTGTCTATAGAAATGTAGGTAAATTTGCAAATGGGTATGGTTTCGGTTTTGACGTGGGGGCTATTTATAAAGGTGAAAACGGATGGAAATTCGGGGGAATGATAAGAGATATTACAACTACTGTTAACTTTTGGAGTATTAACCAGAAAGAATTGTCAACGGTAGTGAATGGTGAAGAATTTAACCCGGCACCAAAAGATAAAATGGAACTTACGATGCCTAAGCTTAATGTAGGAGCAAGTAAGTTATTTGAAATCAATAGTAGTGTTTATGTATTACCGGAAGCAGGGATCAATGTAGATTTTGCGAAAACGGCTTCTTTAATCTCAACCGATTTTGCCAGTATCAGTCCCTATGCAGGAGCTGAATTAGGATACCAGAAAATGATTTTTGTACGATTAGGGATCAATAGATTCCAGTCTATTACAGATATAGAAGATTTAAAAAGAAAAGTTTCTTTCCAGCCAAGTGCGGGGATAGGGATCAGATATAGAGGACTTACCCTGGATTATGCAATTACGAATTCAGGAATTGGAGGATCTAATTTCTATTCTAATTTCTTCTCACTTAAGTTAGATATGGGAGCATTCAGAAACGATTAA
- a CDS encoding T9SS type A sorting domain-containing protein, which translates to MKKIYISILTAMSIYSSAQNVFNTQLHEINFGSSSSPAPLIKLNDRILFPASKSDGTALWSFNPITQKSSLIKDIFPGSNMSMSGNPAFMKLNNKIYFITQNNNDNKQLWVTDGTTAGTSKLTDLNFYYSIEVTAATGNNIFFYHNKELWGYNIVTGILQQLKIFEYTSGNIKMYTMNDTVFFAANDGVHGTEIWKSDGTAAGTSLLKDIVTGPSYGSIDGDFKALILKNKLYFVANVGTGYELYSTDGTEAGTVSVKSVGFYQLEGAATDDYFVFTGSDTVNGLEPWISDGTTAGTHLLKNLMPGATSSMTMMKFVKFNNKIFFQNGANGVSLGYGNYIWETDGTEAGTVRYTTNNDALIYGTSSDNNHLILTMPNYYNRFWVVNGNSSQNFEITGLDMSSNNSFIDLNSKIYLSGSTPKYGTELFSLDPVTHEIAIASDINKSDSSSPHAFYGLNNDLIFIATDRQYKSQIYKRNKSTQQIERLSNYGNDWSVGMSSGFNDNFIKVGSYLYTPEGAYRTDGTAANTISISSPDITSRVLYTNLNDNTLLFAGYNNLVGTELWKIDNTSNTVSLVKDISTDNMGSLYSVDSKAAVLNGFAYFVAKENGKLGIWKTDATEANTQKAIQFSYQDGTDGDIKVLNTFNDKLFFTKQQENTPTNYSSGQNELWVSNGDQASAVLLKSYAAPYSSTTIVRETIVFNDKLFYVTSGYPSPALYSTDGTVAGTEKIVSDHFSGNVQFKKCGNQLFFTNNNNTQLWKTDGTAGGTSNLSQNISSVKDMTCINNYFYFLNGDSQKVWKSDGTSVYPMDIFVTNDDDQLLANENIQKMGTDGEKLFLTISTKEHGSELYEITDLMPVYLATNETTKTESKNRTLDLQIYPNPVSEYFSVRLKENDKIETLKIFDSSGKLVKDMIYNHTNINVAELSSGIYFIKVKTSKGDYLGKIIKK; encoded by the coding sequence ATGAAGAAAATTTATATTTCGATATTGACTGCGATGTCAATATACTCTAGTGCACAAAATGTATTTAATACTCAATTACATGAGATTAACTTCGGATCTTCAAGTAGCCCAGCCCCGCTTATAAAATTGAATGACCGTATTCTTTTTCCTGCTTCAAAATCTGATGGAACAGCGTTGTGGAGTTTTAATCCAATAACACAAAAATCATCGTTAATAAAAGATATTTTTCCGGGCTCTAATATGAGCATGTCTGGTAATCCTGCTTTTATGAAACTCAATAATAAGATATACTTTATTACTCAGAATAATAATGACAACAAACAGCTCTGGGTAACAGATGGAACAACGGCAGGGACTTCCAAATTAACAGATCTTAATTTTTATTATTCAATTGAAGTTACCGCAGCCACAGGAAATAATATCTTTTTCTATCACAATAAAGAACTTTGGGGCTATAATATAGTAACAGGTATTCTGCAGCAGCTAAAAATATTTGAATATACTTCCGGAAATATTAAAATGTATACCATGAATGATACCGTGTTTTTTGCGGCTAATGATGGTGTGCATGGAACAGAGATATGGAAATCAGATGGTACAGCAGCAGGAACATCATTATTAAAAGATATTGTTACCGGTCCATCATACGGAAGTATTGATGGAGACTTTAAAGCATTAATTTTAAAAAATAAACTTTATTTTGTTGCTAATGTTGGAACAGGATATGAATTATACTCAACAGATGGAACTGAAGCAGGTACAGTATCTGTCAAATCTGTAGGGTTTTATCAGCTGGAGGGTGCAGCAACTGATGACTATTTTGTTTTTACAGGATCTGATACTGTAAACGGTTTAGAACCGTGGATTTCTGATGGAACAACTGCCGGAACACATTTACTCAAGAATCTGATGCCCGGAGCTACAAGTTCTATGACCATGATGAAATTTGTAAAATTTAATAATAAAATATTCTTTCAAAATGGTGCCAACGGGGTAAGTTTGGGATATGGTAATTATATTTGGGAAACAGATGGTACAGAAGCCGGAACTGTTCGCTATACTACCAATAATGATGCTCTGATATATGGAACGAGTTCAGATAATAACCACCTGATTCTTACAATGCCCAATTATTATAACAGATTCTGGGTTGTTAATGGAAATTCATCTCAGAATTTTGAGATCACAGGACTTGATATGTCATCCAATAATAGCTTTATAGACCTGAATTCTAAAATTTATCTTAGCGGAAGTACTCCGAAATATGGAACAGAGCTATTTTCATTAGATCCGGTTACCCATGAGATTGCAATAGCTTCTGATATCAATAAGTCTGATAGTTCTTCCCCTCATGCATTTTATGGACTGAATAATGACCTGATTTTCATTGCAACAGACAGACAATATAAAAGCCAGATTTATAAAAGAAATAAAAGTACGCAGCAGATTGAGAGACTGTCCAATTATGGGAATGATTGGTCTGTTGGAATGAGCAGTGGCTTTAATGACAATTTTATTAAAGTTGGAAGTTATCTGTATACACCTGAAGGGGCCTACAGAACAGATGGAACAGCAGCCAATACCATATCAATATCATCGCCAGATATCACCAGCAGGGTATTGTACACAAATTTAAATGATAATACATTACTTTTTGCCGGATATAATAATTTGGTGGGTACTGAACTTTGGAAAATTGATAATACATCTAATACCGTTAGTCTAGTAAAAGATATTTCCACAGATAATATGGGAAGTCTTTATTCCGTAGATTCAAAAGCTGCAGTGTTGAATGGATTTGCCTATTTTGTGGCAAAAGAAAATGGAAAGCTGGGAATCTGGAAAACAGATGCTACTGAAGCAAATACTCAAAAGGCAATACAGTTTTCCTACCAGGACGGAACAGATGGTGATATCAAAGTCTTAAATACATTTAATGATAAGCTATTCTTTACAAAACAACAGGAAAATACTCCGACAAACTACAGCTCCGGACAGAATGAACTTTGGGTCTCAAACGGAGATCAGGCATCTGCTGTATTGCTGAAATCTTACGCAGCTCCTTATAGCTCTACCACTATTGTAAGAGAAACAATAGTGTTTAATGATAAGTTATTTTATGTGACCTCAGGTTATCCCTCGCCAGCTTTGTATTCTACAGATGGAACTGTTGCCGGGACGGAAAAGATTGTATCAGATCATTTTTCAGGGAATGTACAATTTAAAAAATGTGGAAATCAGTTATTCTTTACCAATAACAATAATACGCAACTGTGGAAAACAGATGGGACAGCTGGTGGTACTTCTAATTTATCCCAAAATATTTCTTCTGTGAAAGATATGACGTGTATTAATAACTATTTTTATTTCCTGAATGGTGATTCCCAAAAAGTATGGAAAAGTGATGGCACTTCTGTTTATCCTATGGATATTTTTGTAACCAACGATGATGATCAGCTTTTGGCTAATGAAAATATTCAGAAAATGGGAACAGATGGTGAAAAACTATTTCTGACCATTTCCACCAAAGAACATGGAAGTGAATTATATGAAATTACAGATCTAATGCCGGTTTATCTGGCAACCAATGAAACTACTAAAACAGAAAGTAAAAATAGAACTTTAGATCTTCAGATTTATCCTAATCCTGTTTCAGAATATTTTTCAGTAAGATTGAAAGAAAATGATAAAATAGAGACCCTGAAAATTTTCGATTCCTCCGGAAAGTTGGTGAAGGATATGATCTACAACCATACGAATATTAATGTAGCAGAACTTTCATCAGGAATATATTTCATTAAAGTCAAAACAAGTAAAGGAGATTACCTCGGTAAAATCATAAAAAAATAA